The Leptospira hartskeerlii genome contains a region encoding:
- a CDS encoding pseudouridine synthase, with amino-acid sequence MGEKGAKEKSGEDSSKEIRINRFLADCGLGSRRKVEELILSGKVKVNGVVEKNLSTKIRVGSDLVQVGNKKLVPPTGAVFLALNKPKGFLCSHNDRFHSNTVFELLPKKYGKLFIAGRLDLDSRGLLLLSDQGNLVQEITHPSEGSEKEYEVLLEEELDSKEVKDRFTKGFIDEGEFLKAEKVTSLTKGEGSSKFRVILKQGRKRQIRRMFTILGGRVIDLQRIRIGKLSLEKLKIGEGKFVLLDPKVWRP; translated from the coding sequence TTGGGCGAAAAAGGCGCAAAAGAAAAATCAGGGGAAGATTCCTCCAAAGAGATCCGGATCAATCGATTCCTGGCAGACTGCGGGCTAGGCTCTCGCAGAAAAGTGGAAGAATTGATTCTTTCCGGCAAAGTGAAAGTCAATGGAGTCGTCGAAAAAAATCTAAGCACAAAGATCCGGGTAGGATCTGATCTAGTTCAGGTAGGAAATAAAAAATTAGTTCCCCCTACAGGCGCGGTGTTCCTCGCATTAAATAAACCGAAAGGTTTTCTTTGCTCCCATAACGATCGTTTTCATTCCAATACTGTTTTTGAATTACTCCCTAAAAAGTATGGAAAACTTTTTATCGCAGGAAGATTGGACCTAGATTCCAGGGGACTTCTTCTTTTATCCGACCAAGGCAATTTAGTCCAAGAGATCACTCATCCATCCGAAGGTTCCGAAAAAGAATACGAAGTCCTGTTGGAAGAAGAATTGGATTCCAAGGAAGTGAAGGACAGATTCACTAAGGGATTTATAGACGAAGGAGAATTTTTAAAAGCGGAGAAGGTTACATCCTTAACAAAAGGAGAAGGATCTTCTAAATTCAGAGTGATCTTAAAGCAGGGAAGAAAGAGACAGATCCGCAGAATGTTCACAATACTCGGCGGAAGAGTAATCGATCTGCAAAGGATCCGTATCGGAAAACTTTCTTTGGAAAAATTGAAAATCGGAGAAGGTAAGTTTGTCTTACTCGATCCTAAAGTTTGGAGACCATGA
- a CDS encoding MBOAT family O-acyltransferase gives MNFTSLEFLFFFCLVFLVYWNLPDALKKYFLILSSALFYAFSSWKFLFHLILVVAINWAFIRFFLAKKWFLPVSIGFNVLNLAFFKYFYFFADLAGIFLGIPDFQNKVSLDGILSKSLDWAGFEVVLPLTISYYTFQFISLLVDKKKGTIAEEIGFFKLASYIFLFPVMIAGPILRFNDVATQFDSPKMEKEDMVDGLWLLVIGLFKKSVVSVLMSGSIFQVFAETSAFSGAALLSTVYFFAIYLYLDFSGLTDIARGMGKLLGFTLPQNFRAPFFFNGFGDFWRRWHLTFSFWIRDYLYIPLGGSRSGTLRTCFNYLVAFGLGGLWHGANLNYLLWGVLTGLYLSIERVLNDWKVKILPEIPYVKRTITYLFVLNIYSISWILFFTPDFGSALAAVQRIFIWANGVSFPNMEPCIFALLVAILFHSAEEWPEKFKVRFQWKAALLPIVWILVLLALPSGNADFFYGQF, from the coding sequence ATGAATTTTACCAGTTTAGAATTTTTATTTTTTTTCTGTCTAGTATTTCTGGTGTATTGGAATCTTCCGGACGCTTTAAAGAAATATTTTCTCATTCTAAGTTCTGCGTTATTTTACGCATTCTCCTCCTGGAAGTTTTTATTCCATCTCATCCTTGTGGTGGCGATCAACTGGGCATTCATACGGTTTTTCTTAGCAAAAAAATGGTTCTTACCGGTTTCCATCGGATTCAATGTTCTTAATTTAGCCTTTTTTAAATATTTCTATTTTTTCGCGGATCTCGCAGGGATATTTTTAGGAATTCCAGATTTCCAAAACAAGGTCAGCTTAGATGGAATACTTTCCAAGTCTTTGGACTGGGCTGGATTCGAAGTGGTTCTTCCTTTAACGATTAGCTATTATACATTCCAATTCATTTCCCTTTTAGTGGATAAGAAGAAAGGAACGATCGCAGAGGAAATCGGTTTTTTCAAACTTGCTTCTTATATTTTCCTTTTTCCTGTTATGATCGCTGGACCCATCTTAAGGTTTAACGATGTGGCAACCCAATTCGATTCTCCTAAAATGGAAAAGGAAGATATGGTAGATGGGCTTTGGCTCTTGGTCATCGGTCTTTTCAAAAAGTCCGTAGTTTCCGTTTTGATGTCCGGATCTATCTTCCAGGTATTTGCGGAAACATCTGCTTTTTCAGGAGCGGCACTTTTAAGTACAGTCTATTTCTTTGCGATCTATCTTTACTTAGATTTTTCAGGACTGACCGATATCGCCAGAGGAATGGGGAAACTTTTAGGATTTACTCTTCCTCAAAACTTCAGGGCTCCGTTCTTCTTCAATGGGTTCGGAGATTTTTGGAGAAGATGGCATTTGACCTTCTCCTTTTGGATCAGAGATTATTTATACATTCCACTCGGCGGTTCTAGAAGTGGAACATTGCGCACTTGTTTTAATTACCTAGTAGCATTTGGTCTTGGCGGACTCTGGCATGGTGCCAATTTGAATTATCTTCTTTGGGGAGTTCTAACAGGTTTATATCTCTCAATCGAAAGAGTATTGAATGATTGGAAGGTTAAGATCCTTCCTGAGATCCCTTATGTAAAAAGAACCATCACATACTTATTCGTTCTGAATATTTATAGTATCTCCTGGATATTATTCTTCACTCCTGATTTCGGTTCTGCTCTGGCGGCGGTGCAAAGAATATTTATTTGGGCGAATGGAGTTTCTTTCCCGAATATGGAACCTTGTATTTTTGCACTTTTAGTCGCGATCTTATTCCATTCAGCAGAAGAATGGCCCGAGAAATTTAAGGTTAGGTTCCAATGGAAAGCGGCGCTTCTTCCTATCGTGTGGATCTTGGTCTTACTTGCTCTACCGAGTGGAAACGCTGATTTCTTTTACGGACAATTCTGA
- a CDS encoding DUF1574 domain-containing protein, which yields MKKKYIYLPLLFLIVLFFADKIFLLDFFQTSFYQEGNPVYYTQRRNLFEKLQKDGSLKDKNLLLAFGDSRAYPYSIKTLPPSFANDWTVYNFSGPQAVPAYGFYWFRKIIEAGIKPKAVFYVISPEGFDDSKGLFYEPFLRLGADQEFKETYWENFSFSDKLEIWKEKFFSIRKIKPGFKLFWSRFTGGKLKQYRPDQNHENLILELGNGEQLAYASASNNPKKLEKDALRLKSIYLSGFTLGETEFFFVEEFLKLAEKEGIKAYLIWPKVYPGYREGYYELGLEKSWWPRVRELAFKYGASAADMNTLSSCDLYYDGSHQSVFCISEQSEILMNDFTGKKKLP from the coding sequence ATGAAAAAGAAATATATCTATCTTCCTTTACTCTTTCTGATCGTTTTATTCTTTGCGGATAAAATTTTCCTTTTGGACTTCTTCCAAACTTCTTTTTACCAAGAAGGAAATCCTGTCTATTACACTCAAAGAAGAAATCTATTTGAGAAACTTCAAAAAGACGGATCTCTCAAAGACAAAAATTTGCTTTTGGCGTTCGGGGATTCTAGAGCTTATCCATATTCTATTAAAACACTTCCTCCTTCTTTTGCGAACGATTGGACAGTGTATAATTTTTCGGGACCACAAGCTGTTCCTGCTTACGGCTTCTATTGGTTTCGTAAAATTATAGAAGCAGGAATTAAACCTAAGGCCGTATTTTATGTGATCAGCCCGGAAGGGTTTGATGATTCTAAGGGTTTATTCTATGAACCTTTTTTAAGATTGGGAGCGGACCAAGAATTTAAGGAAACATATTGGGAAAATTTTTCCTTCTCTGATAAATTAGAAATCTGGAAGGAGAAATTCTTCAGCATTCGAAAGATAAAACCAGGTTTTAAACTTTTTTGGTCCAGGTTCACCGGCGGAAAACTAAAACAGTATAGACCGGATCAGAATCACGAAAATCTGATCTTGGAACTTGGAAACGGAGAGCAGCTTGCTTATGCAAGTGCGAGCAATAATCCTAAAAAACTAGAAAAGGATGCACTTCGTCTTAAGAGTATTTATCTATCCGGATTTACCTTAGGGGAGACCGAATTTTTCTTTGTGGAAGAATTCTTAAAACTCGCGGAGAAGGAAGGGATCAAGGCCTATTTGATTTGGCCGAAAGTGTATCCAGGATATAGAGAGGGATATTACGAATTAGGGCTCGAAAAATCCTGGTGGCCTCGCGTCAGGGAACTTGCATTCAAATATGGCGCTTCTGCGGCCGATATGAATACATTAAGCTCTTGCGATCTATACTACGATGGTTCTCACCAGAGTGTATTTTGTATTTCAGAACAATCTGAAATTCTAATGAATGATTTCACAGGGAAGAAAAAACTTCCCTGA
- the fsa gene encoding fructose-6-phosphate aldolase encodes MELYLDTANVDEIKEIASYGLLDGVTTNPSLIAKSGRSFKEVIKEICAIVPGPVSAEVLATKHEDMLKEADELVKIAPNVVIKVPLIPEGLKTVVKLTEKGIPTNVTLCFSAPQALLAAKAGATYISPFIGRVDDTSWDGMELISEIREIYDNYGYETKILAASIRGPIHLKESALRGADCATMPISAYQQLFKHPLTDIGLEKFLEDAKKLKW; translated from the coding sequence GTGGAATTATATTTAGATACAGCAAATGTGGACGAGATCAAAGAGATCGCGTCCTACGGTCTTTTGGACGGAGTTACTACAAACCCGTCTTTGATCGCTAAATCAGGTCGTAGCTTTAAAGAAGTGATCAAAGAGATCTGTGCAATCGTGCCTGGTCCTGTGAGCGCAGAAGTACTTGCAACCAAACATGAAGATATGTTAAAGGAAGCGGACGAACTTGTAAAGATCGCTCCAAACGTAGTGATTAAAGTTCCTTTAATTCCGGAAGGATTGAAAACAGTAGTAAAACTAACTGAGAAAGGAATTCCTACAAACGTAACTCTTTGTTTTTCCGCACCTCAGGCGCTTCTCGCAGCAAAAGCCGGAGCCACTTATATTTCTCCATTTATCGGTCGTGTAGACGATACTTCCTGGGACGGAATGGAACTTATCTCCGAGATAAGAGAGATCTATGATAACTACGGTTATGAAACTAAAATTTTAGCTGCTTCTATCAGAGGACCAATCCACTTGAAAGAGTCCGCTCTTCGCGGAGCTGATTGTGCTACTATGCCGATCTCTGCTTACCAGCAGTTATTCAAACATCCTCTCACCGATATCGGTTTGGAAAAATTCTTAGAAGACGCTAAGAAACTTAAGTGGTAA